The proteins below are encoded in one region of Methanosarcina barkeri 3:
- a CDS encoding PGF-CTERM sorting domain-containing protein, producing MFEKENKDLPGFEIISCIVCLISVLLYRRK from the coding sequence ATTTTTGAGAAAGAAAATAAGGACCTGCCAGGTTTTGAAATTATTTCCTGCATCGTCTGTCTGATTAGCGTACTCTTGTATAGAAGAAAATAG
- a CDS encoding indolepyruvate ferredoxin oxidoreductase subunit alpha produces MKEKKEVIEYTGFQALYLAALDSDVSFITGVPGYPVTSLMELFLRITGDYSARWFTNEKVALETALGSSVSGRRTLVLVKHVGMNLLSDPLITSVTHTIGAGLVIIAGDDPGAKGSQNEQDSRWYGRIAEIAVFDPTSPDTAYRSLRRAYELSEETKTPVLLRVTTGLEKTKGKVNRLGKSSAPHPEFDHEIWKKRMVEKHRLFHLRTYPLLEEEAENTDLNEVRERTAENTADESVLGRECLGIISSGFTSSIVEEILSKQNKFRAEVSYPEISHLSLGLVNPLPLKKIKDFLKINQKVLVAEESEPFIEEQIRITGKVYGKKTGHLPYGQVRPEDLEFALEHIEEEILKLEATTSFGAENKKRVGICDNCAYLPLYRFLSTLDVRIAGDMGCSVRSAPEPLAAVDVSFALGSAISVACGFEKKGIAVIGDFALAHSGILGLLSAANTGCNVLVLVLQNEVAAMTGGQAVPDLRKVVEAITPDVLVFDIDVSEKKVVDETQKITDETEEQADITEEVADKVEEIANKIEVEEIANKIEVEEVANKIEKLTDKAENEIKVENGIEKLLLTPKLSKLIQAKLALPGISVIFIKGKCRKYCSGTFY; encoded by the coding sequence TTGAAAGAAAAAAAAGAAGTAATAGAGTACACCGGGTTTCAAGCCCTTTACCTTGCAGCACTTGATAGTGATGTCAGCTTCATAACAGGTGTCCCAGGGTATCCTGTTACCTCCCTTATGGAACTTTTTTTGAGAATAACTGGGGATTATAGTGCCAGGTGGTTCACAAACGAGAAAGTTGCCCTTGAAACAGCTCTAGGATCGTCGGTTTCCGGCAGAAGAACGCTTGTGCTCGTAAAGCACGTGGGGATGAACCTGCTTTCTGATCCTCTTATAACCTCGGTCACACACACTATCGGAGCCGGCCTTGTCATAATTGCAGGAGATGACCCTGGTGCAAAGGGCTCTCAGAACGAACAAGACTCTCGCTGGTATGGCCGGATAGCAGAGATAGCAGTGTTTGACCCTACTTCTCCAGATACGGCATACAGGTCACTGAGACGAGCTTACGAGCTTTCGGAAGAGACAAAGACACCTGTTCTTCTGAGGGTAACAACAGGTCTGGAAAAAACTAAAGGAAAAGTAAACCGCCTTGGAAAGTCCTCAGCTCCTCATCCTGAGTTTGACCATGAAATCTGGAAAAAACGAATGGTAGAAAAACACAGGCTTTTTCATCTCAGGACATATCCCTTGCTGGAAGAGGAAGCTGAAAACACCGACCTTAATGAGGTAAGGGAAAGGACTGCCGAAAATACAGCAGACGAATCAGTTTTGGGACGTGAGTGTCTAGGTATCATTTCCTCAGGTTTCACGTCTTCGATCGTGGAAGAAATACTAAGTAAGCAGAACAAGTTTCGTGCTGAGGTTTCTTATCCTGAAATATCTCACCTATCGCTGGGCCTTGTAAACCCTCTTCCTCTCAAAAAGATAAAGGATTTTCTGAAGATCAACCAGAAAGTGCTCGTGGCAGAAGAATCCGAACCTTTTATAGAAGAACAGATCCGAATCACTGGCAAGGTTTATGGGAAAAAGACAGGACATCTTCCATACGGGCAGGTCAGGCCTGAAGATCTTGAATTTGCCCTTGAGCATATTGAAGAAGAAATTTTAAAACTTGAAGCTACTACTTCTTTCGGAGCTGAAAATAAAAAAAGGGTTGGAATCTGCGATAACTGTGCGTACCTTCCCCTTTACCGCTTTCTTAGTACACTTGATGTGAGGATTGCCGGCGACATGGGCTGTTCCGTTAGGAGCGCACCCGAACCCCTTGCGGCAGTTGATGTTAGTTTTGCGCTCGGTTCGGCAATTTCAGTTGCATGTGGCTTTGAGAAAAAAGGTATAGCTGTTATCGGGGATTTCGCCCTGGCGCATTCAGGCATTCTAGGACTCCTTAGTGCCGCGAATACAGGCTGCAATGTACTTGTGCTCGTACTCCAGAATGAAGTTGCAGCCATGACCGGCGGGCAGGCAGTCCCGGATCTCAGGAAAGTGGTTGAGGCAATAACTCCTGACGTTTTGGTCTTCGATATCGATGTCAGTGAAAAGAAAGTAGTGGACGAAACTCAGAAAATAACGGATGAGACTGAGGAACAGGCGGATATAACAGAAGAAGTGGCGGATAAAGTAGAAGAAATAGCCAACAAAATAGAAGTAGAAGAAATAGCCAACAAAATAGAAGTAGAAGAAGTAGCCAATAAAATAGAAAAATTGACAGATAAAGCTGAGAATGAGATCAAAGTAGAGAATGGAATCGAAAAGCTACTCCTTACTCCCAAACTTTCGAAATTAATCCAGGCAAAACTTGCACTTCCAGGGATTTCTGTAATATTCATAAAAGGGAAGTGCAGGAAGTATTGTTCTGGAACCTTCTATTAA
- a CDS encoding DUF3160 domain-containing protein — protein sequence MKHRVKPIVTNLILLIVLASLLTEGCLGQSSGASRENVTEIKGENSEISQKNYLRTEEVTLSGSEVENSSITGNYTLEALDVELKVPSYELPLQTKEISNYGDFSGKIHLDNSALKMLESNGFVVVENPYGSSKEDITAMYSTLKDQEIPIFITTDSLLHLYHIQFDETLRKIEEEEFFDTLWETDLALLNDSIEKYNSTTGEEQEAAKRNTAYFSVALSLLQPKPVQIQAAENTYEDLEEVDDYGDVNEESLFPAGAEKQYQFEIPEFVRKDVEAELALIEAHQGFELSPIFKYKEDYSQYAPRGHYTRSEKLKNYFRAFMWHGRMSMLLKEKLIESEDPVKDARIQTIQASLIASELQKNSELLKNWNRIYEVTAFYVGFSDDLGPYEYMEALDSIFGNGEREFNKTTIEELKAKLVEYPGPKIYGGTGNCALEPPFTSEQAEECLENTTGFRFMGQRFIPDSYVFSNLVGVYTGEYTGEYNENEKPFTLVISGNGEAIRGFPRGLDVMALLDSGRAVYWLNELNDSSYENYSIQYGKMESEFSNFSTADWNRNLYWSWLYSLQPLLKDYGSGYPTFMQTDAWQDKELSTSLASWTELRHDTILYAKQSYTNKATSMPFPSKEKEVVGYVEPVPDFYARLLALTKMTNQGLDEMGVLDPVSKSRLVNLEDILSRLQEISEKELENKKLTDEDYEFIKNFGDQLEGTIADVDEKARKTTVVADVHTDSNTETVLEEGVGHVDMLVVAYKLPNGKILLGAGPVMSYYEFKQPMSDRLTDEKWREILEANPPKKPEWASTYVS from the coding sequence ATGAAGCACCGAGTAAAGCCAATTGTAACCAACTTAATCCTGTTAATAGTTTTAGCTTCCCTCCTTACAGAAGGATGCCTGGGACAAAGTTCCGGTGCAAGCAGGGAGAACGTAACAGAAATAAAAGGAGAAAACAGTGAAATCTCTCAAAAGAACTACCTTAGGACCGAGGAAGTAACTCTTTCAGGTTCAGAGGTTGAAAACTCCTCCATTACAGGAAACTACACGCTTGAAGCTCTCGATGTTGAGTTAAAAGTGCCTTCTTATGAATTGCCTCTGCAAACGAAAGAAATTTCGAACTATGGAGACTTTTCCGGCAAAATCCATCTGGATAACTCAGCTCTTAAAATGCTGGAAAGCAATGGTTTCGTAGTAGTCGAAAACCCCTACGGTTCCTCAAAAGAAGACATAACTGCAATGTATTCTACTCTCAAAGACCAGGAAATCCCTATTTTCATTACTACGGATTCCCTGCTGCATCTTTACCATATCCAGTTTGATGAAACCCTGCGTAAGATCGAGGAGGAAGAGTTTTTCGATACTCTCTGGGAAACTGACCTTGCTCTGCTAAATGACTCTATAGAGAAGTATAACAGCACCACTGGTGAAGAACAGGAAGCTGCAAAGAGAAATACAGCCTACTTCTCAGTTGCTTTGAGCCTTCTGCAACCGAAGCCCGTACAGATACAGGCAGCAGAAAATACTTATGAAGACTTGGAAGAAGTAGATGATTACGGAGATGTGAATGAGGAGTCCCTTTTCCCTGCAGGTGCAGAAAAGCAATACCAGTTTGAGATTCCGGAATTCGTAAGAAAAGATGTTGAAGCCGAACTTGCCCTTATCGAAGCTCACCAGGGTTTTGAACTTTCCCCGATTTTCAAATATAAGGAAGACTATTCCCAGTATGCCCCTCGAGGCCACTATACTCGTTCTGAGAAACTGAAAAACTATTTCAGAGCTTTTATGTGGCACGGCAGGATGAGTATGCTGCTCAAGGAAAAATTAATCGAATCGGAAGACCCTGTAAAAGATGCTCGTATCCAGACTATTCAGGCAAGTTTAATTGCTTCTGAACTCCAAAAAAATTCTGAACTCCTTAAGAACTGGAACCGTATCTACGAGGTTACAGCTTTTTATGTAGGTTTTTCCGACGACCTTGGGCCTTATGAGTATATGGAAGCTCTGGATTCGATCTTTGGCAATGGAGAAAGGGAATTTAACAAAACAACAATTGAGGAACTGAAAGCTAAACTTGTAGAGTATCCGGGGCCGAAAATTTACGGAGGTACAGGAAACTGTGCTCTGGAGCCACCTTTTACTTCTGAGCAGGCTGAAGAGTGCCTTGAAAACACCACAGGTTTCCGCTTCATGGGTCAGCGCTTTATTCCTGACTCTTATGTGTTTTCGAACCTGGTCGGTGTTTATACGGGAGAATATACAGGAGAATATAACGAAAATGAGAAACCCTTTACTCTCGTAATTTCAGGAAACGGAGAAGCTATTCGCGGATTTCCACGAGGGCTTGATGTAATGGCCCTACTTGATTCGGGAAGGGCTGTTTACTGGCTCAATGAACTTAACGATTCCAGTTACGAAAACTACAGTATTCAGTATGGAAAAATGGAATCGGAATTCTCGAACTTCAGCACAGCCGACTGGAACAGGAACCTCTACTGGTCCTGGCTTTATTCTCTCCAGCCTCTCTTAAAAGACTATGGTTCAGGCTATCCGACATTTATGCAGACTGACGCCTGGCAGGATAAGGAATTGAGTACATCACTTGCCTCCTGGACCGAACTCAGGCACGATACCATTCTTTATGCCAAACAGAGCTACACTAACAAAGCAACATCAATGCCTTTTCCTTCTAAAGAAAAAGAGGTCGTAGGATATGTGGAACCTGTTCCTGATTTCTACGCCAGGCTGCTCGCCTTAACAAAAATGACAAATCAGGGCCTGGACGAAATGGGCGTGCTTGACCCGGTTTCAAAGTCAAGACTTGTGAACCTTGAAGATATCCTTTCCAGGCTTCAGGAGATATCGGAAAAAGAGCTTGAAAACAAAAAACTGACCGACGAAGACTATGAATTTATCAAAAATTTCGGAGACCAGCTTGAAGGTACTATAGCAGACGTTGACGAGAAAGCCAGGAAAACTACAGTTGTGGCCGATGTCCATACCGACAGTAACACAGAGACCGTGCTCGAAGAAGGTGTCGGGCATGTTGACATGCTGGTAGTTGCATACAAACTTCCGAACGGTAAGATTCTTCTAGGAGCCGGGCCCGTTATGAGCTATTACGAATTCAAGCAGCCTATGTCCGACCGTTTGACCGATGAGAAATGGAGAGAAATATTGGAGGCAAACCCACCAAAAAAACCTGAATGGGCATCTACCTACGTTTCTTAA
- the mmp11 gene encoding methanogenesis marker protein 11 yields the protein MPYRGIYAICDAANEYAEIIEHSNCYSGACWSLYHYAKAPLVLKARSTGNMIRYFMKTGTSNLELKPSVAAAGIESVIVNGDEVEITYAGLGGGGVGATRCRAFADGILRYKISESGGEKCARGTIAVPRRERVLIGIDDTDSKDVGATWTLTHNIAKKLDCNEAVYLSHSLVQLFPVPEKTQNCMSTVLEFGCVNDKAKSRLVDTFKKAIKKYTASTQTGLVVLSDFYAKGLYQYSNRCRTERISKEEAMQCARKNGVEVLLDGNGVIGALASLPWFGRPDESIIPGTEIEPLTIEKLKNSV from the coding sequence GTGCCCTATAGGGGCATTTATGCTATCTGTGACGCGGCAAATGAGTATGCAGAGATAATTGAGCACTCTAATTGTTATAGTGGGGCCTGCTGGTCCCTCTACCACTATGCAAAAGCGCCACTTGTCCTGAAAGCCCGTTCGACCGGAAATATGATCCGTTATTTCATGAAAACCGGAACTTCAAACCTGGAACTCAAACCTTCGGTCGCGGCCGCAGGTATCGAATCAGTGATCGTGAATGGGGATGAGGTAGAGATCACCTATGCCGGGTTAGGAGGCGGAGGTGTTGGCGCAACCCGTTGCAGAGCATTTGCAGACGGAATTCTTCGTTATAAGATATCAGAATCAGGAGGCGAGAAATGCGCAAGGGGGACAATTGCAGTTCCGCGCAGGGAACGCGTCCTCATAGGTATAGATGACACTGACTCAAAAGACGTAGGAGCCACCTGGACTCTGACCCATAACATTGCAAAAAAACTGGACTGCAATGAAGCTGTTTATCTTTCACATTCTCTTGTCCAGCTTTTCCCTGTCCCGGAAAAGACCCAAAACTGCATGTCTACTGTGCTTGAATTCGGCTGTGTAAACGATAAAGCGAAATCAAGGCTGGTAGATACTTTCAAAAAAGCAATAAAAAAATATACCGCTTCAACGCAAACCGGATTGGTTGTCCTCTCGGATTTCTATGCAAAAGGACTATATCAATACAGCAACCGCTGTCGGACTGAAAGGATCTCGAAAGAGGAAGCTATGCAGTGCGCCAGGAAAAACGGTGTAGAAGTCCTGCTTGACGGCAACGGAGTAATAGGTGCACTTGCCTCTCTTCCCTGGTTCGGAAGACCTGATGAGTCCATAATTCCCGGTACTGAGATCGAGCCTCTTACTATTGAGAAACTTAAAAATAGTGTTTAA
- a CDS encoding DUF3160 domain-containing protein codes for MKYKTKLVAIHLVFLILIVSLFTGGCLEQSSGLNEKNGTETTKEVNSDGNTSTGHLKTEAVNLSGFEAENSSLVGNYRLDALDIELKTPQYELPLQESDITNYEKFSKRFLTDEAAREKLKENGFVVISNPYNPKEDDITAMYNSLENEGQLIFITSDTLLHLYHVQFDDSMSQIEQNKLYDILWELDKALLNASVEDYNRTSGEEKEATRRNAAYFSVALSLLQPRDEQIKEITDPYGPEAGVYFDPAAKEKYQFVIPEFVKKDVEAELALIEAHQGFELSPIFKYKEDYSQYIPRGHYTRSEVLQNYFKAFMWHGRMSMLLNEKLIESEDPAKDARIQTTQAGLITSRLENDPDLFNKWERIYAITAFYVGISDDLGPYEYTEAMETVFGNGSRNFNATTIEELKVKLAGYRSPEIYGGTGSGTHDLILTAEQADELLNDTKGFRFMGQRFIPDSYIFSRLIGPYTNEYTGNQEKLPFTYKASEYGNNRGFPRGLDAMALLGSKRAVYWLDELNDSSYKNYSLRYGELDSQFSNFSAADWNRNLYWSWLYSLQPLLNDYGSGYPTFMQTNAWQDKELSTSLASWTELRHDTVLYAKQTYGVDVSLPVFGDKPVGYVEPVPEFYNRLLALTRMTESGLEEMDALDEDSRWRFKSLEQTLEKLIEISEKELANEELTEEDKVYISEFGEMILMSASVDEEARKTTLAADVYTEPNDGLVLEEGTGYVDMAIVAYKLPDGRIFLAAGPVMSHYEFKQPMEARLTDEKWREMLEANPPERPEWAVTYRV; via the coding sequence ATGAAGTACAAAACCAAGTTAGTTGCAATTCATTTGGTTTTTTTAATCCTCATAGTCTCCCTTTTTACAGGAGGATGCCTGGAACAAAGTTCCGGTTTAAATGAAAAAAACGGAACCGAAACGACCAAAGAAGTGAACAGTGACGGAAACACTTCAACCGGTCATCTGAAAACCGAAGCAGTAAATCTTTCCGGTTTTGAGGCTGAGAATTCATCACTTGTGGGGAATTACAGGCTTGATGCTCTTGATATAGAACTAAAAACTCCACAGTATGAACTTCCCTTGCAAGAATCCGATATTACTAATTATGAAAAGTTTTCTAAAAGGTTTCTGACCGATGAAGCGGCTCGAGAGAAACTGAAAGAAAACGGATTTGTGGTTATTTCCAACCCTTACAATCCAAAGGAAGACGATATTACTGCTATGTATAACAGCCTTGAAAACGAAGGTCAGTTGATTTTCATAACTTCAGATACGCTTCTTCACCTCTACCATGTCCAGTTTGATGACAGTATGAGCCAGATCGAGCAAAATAAATTATACGACATTCTGTGGGAACTTGATAAAGCCCTGCTTAATGCATCTGTGGAGGATTATAATAGAACTTCAGGGGAAGAAAAGGAAGCCACAAGAAGAAACGCAGCCTATTTCTCAGTTGCTTTGAGCCTGCTCCAGCCCAGAGATGAACAAATAAAAGAGATAACGGATCCTTACGGCCCTGAGGCAGGAGTATACTTTGACCCTGCAGCAAAAGAGAAGTATCAGTTCGTGATTCCTGAGTTTGTAAAAAAAGACGTTGAAGCCGAACTTGCTCTTATCGAAGCTCACCAGGGTTTTGAACTTTCTCCGATTTTCAAATATAAGGAAGACTATTCTCAGTACATACCACGTGGTCACTATACTCGCTCCGAAGTACTTCAAAATTATTTCAAGGCGTTTATGTGGCACGGCAGAATGAGCATGCTGCTCAACGAGAAATTGATCGAATCGGAAGATCCTGCAAAAGATGCCCGCATTCAGACTACACAGGCAGGCCTGATAACTTCCCGGCTTGAAAACGATCCCGATCTCTTCAACAAATGGGAACGGATCTATGCAATTACAGCTTTTTACGTAGGTATTTCCGATGACCTTGGACCTTACGAATATACGGAAGCAATGGAAACGGTGTTTGGAAACGGGTCAAGGAACTTTAACGCAACAACAATAGAAGAGCTGAAAGTAAAGCTTGCCGGATATCGGAGCCCGGAGATTTATGGCGGCACTGGAAGCGGAACCCACGATCTCATTCTAACGGCTGAGCAGGCCGATGAACTCCTTAATGATACGAAGGGCTTCAGATTCATGGGACAGCGTTTTATCCCTGATTCTTATATTTTCTCCAGGCTCATCGGTCCTTATACTAATGAGTACACTGGAAATCAGGAGAAATTGCCTTTCACCTATAAAGCTTCCGAATATGGAAACAACAGAGGTTTCCCTCGCGGACTTGATGCTATGGCTCTGCTGGGCTCGAAAAGAGCTGTTTACTGGCTTGATGAACTGAACGATTCCAGTTATAAAAATTACAGTCTTCGGTATGGAGAACTGGATTCGCAATTTTCGAACTTCAGTGCAGCCGACTGGAACAGGAACCTTTACTGGTCCTGGCTTTATTCTCTCCAGCCCCTCCTGAATGACTACGGCTCAGGCTACCCGACTTTTATGCAAACCAACGCCTGGCAGGACAAGGAATTGAGTACGTCACTGGCTTCATGGACCGAACTCAGGCACGATACGGTTCTCTATGCCAAGCAAACATATGGAGTAGATGTATCGCTTCCTGTGTTTGGAGACAAGCCCGTAGGATATGTGGAACCTGTACCTGAATTTTATAACAGATTGCTGGCCCTCACCCGAATGACTGAAAGCGGGCTTGAAGAGATGGACGCGCTTGACGAAGATTCAAGATGGAGATTTAAAAGCTTGGAGCAGACCCTTGAAAAGCTTATCGAAATTTCCGAAAAGGAACTTGCAAATGAGGAACTGACAGAGGAAGATAAAGTCTACATCTCCGAATTTGGAGAAATGATTTTAATGAGTGCAAGTGTTGACGAAGAAGCCAGGAAAACTACTCTTGCTGCAGATGTCTACACTGAACCAAATGACGGACTCGTACTTGAGGAAGGAACAGGATATGTGGATATGGCGATTGTGGCTTACAAGCTTCCTGACGGCAGGATTTTCCTGGCTGCAGGGCCCGTTATGAGCCATTACGAGTTCAAACAGCCAATGGAAGCTCGCCTGACCGATGAAAAATGGAG